In Jejubacter calystegiae, the following are encoded in one genomic region:
- the yjdP gene encoding DDRRRQL repeat protein YjdP translates to MKSYSALLLVALVGMSSASARADDLDSVVNDAINSIAGALNGNRNDGDYNDDDGRWRDDENRRYDDGRQYDDRRRQIDEQRRQLDEEQRRLDERRRQLSEEERRLSEARWR, encoded by the coding sequence ATGAAAAGTTATAGTGCGCTGCTGCTGGTGGCGCTGGTTGGAATGAGTTCCGCCAGCGCCCGGGCGGACGATTTGGATAGTGTGGTCAACGACGCGATTAATTCGATTGCCGGGGCGCTGAACGGTAATCGCAACGATGGCGATTATAACGACGACGACGGGCGCTGGCGCGATGACGAGAATCGCCGCTATGACGACGGGCGACAGTATGACGACAGACGGCGCCAGATAGATGAACAGCGGCGCCAGCTTGATGAAGAGCAGCGGCGGCTGGACGAACGACGTCGCCAGTTAAGCGAAGAGGAGCGGCGGCTTAGCGAGGCGCGCTGGCGTTAG
- the phnN gene encoding ribose 1,5-bisphosphokinase: protein MTRLIWLIGPSGAGKDSLLAALRHQQIPELLVAHRYITRTTDAGGENHIALSDAEFSQRAACGLFALAWQANGYRYGLGIELDHWLAAGMNVIVNGSRQHLPHAMERYGARLLPVMLQVSNDVLRRRLEARGRETPDAIEQRLRRASHFGTHLPHCAILNNDGSLQQSATALIQLIRHVPEEKRNVC from the coding sequence ATGACGCGACTCATCTGGCTTATCGGCCCTTCCGGCGCCGGAAAAGACAGCCTGCTGGCGGCCCTGCGCCATCAGCAGATACCAGAACTGCTGGTGGCTCATCGCTATATCACCCGCACGACGGACGCCGGTGGCGAAAACCATATCGCCCTGAGCGATGCCGAATTCAGCCAGCGCGCGGCCTGCGGCCTGTTCGCGCTGGCCTGGCAGGCCAACGGCTATCGTTATGGCTTAGGGATCGAACTGGATCACTGGCTGGCGGCGGGGATGAACGTGATCGTCAACGGTTCCCGCCAGCATCTTCCCCACGCTATGGAACGCTACGGCGCCAGGCTTCTGCCGGTGATGCTTCAGGTATCAAACGACGTTCTGCGTCGCCGTCTGGAAGCCAGAGGCCGGGAGACGCCGGACGCCATCGAACAGCGGCTGCGCCGCGCCAGCCATTTTGGGACACATCTGCCTCACTGCGCCATACTCAACAACGATGGCTCCCTGCAACAGTCGGCCACGGCATTAATTCAGCTAATTCGTCACGTACCGGAGGAAAAACGGAATGTCTGTTGA
- the phnO gene encoding aminoalkylphosphonate N-acetyltransferase, whose amino-acid sequence MSVELRSATLNDWQSVYGLICELKQREFDRDAFRAGFAANLLDSRFRYQLALHNGHPVAMVGLHLQFHLHHVNWIAEIQELVVMPQGRGLGIGKRLLAWAEQEARQEGAEMIELSTSTGRQDAHRFYQREAYQPTHVRFTKAL is encoded by the coding sequence ATGTCTGTTGAACTGCGTAGCGCCACTTTGAACGACTGGCAGAGCGTCTATGGATTAATCTGTGAACTGAAACAGCGGGAGTTCGACCGTGACGCTTTCCGCGCCGGATTTGCCGCGAATCTGCTCGACTCCCGCTTTCGCTACCAGTTAGCGCTACACAATGGGCACCCCGTCGCCATGGTGGGGCTGCATCTGCAATTCCATCTGCATCACGTTAACTGGATAGCCGAAATCCAGGAGCTGGTGGTGATGCCCCAGGGCCGGGGGCTGGGGATCGGCAAACGGCTGCTGGCCTGGGCAGAACAGGAAGCCCGCCAGGAAGGCGCTGAGATGATCGAACTTTCCACCAGCACCGGTCGCCAGGACGCGCATCGCTTCTACCAGCGCGAAGCGTACCAGCCGACCCACGTTCGCTTTACCAAAGCGCTTTAG
- the phnP gene encoding phosphonate metabolism protein PhnP → MSLKIVLSGTGDARQVPAFGCQCAACQRARRDPAFRRGPCSGTVQFNDSVTLLDAGFPDLMERHPAGSFCQILLTHYHMDHVQGLFPLRWGVGSRITVYGPPDPVGCDDLFKHPGLLDFSHTLTPFVAFTLQGLRVTPLPLNHSKLTYGYLLESPHGSLAWLCDTAGLPEKSMKFLAANRPDVMVIDCAYEPRSETPRNHNDLNTVVELKRQIAAPRVVLTHIGHHFDLWMMENPLPEGIEAGFDGQTICLDSAEVRS, encoded by the coding sequence ATGAGCCTGAAGATTGTACTTAGCGGCACCGGCGATGCCCGCCAGGTCCCGGCCTTCGGCTGCCAGTGCGCCGCCTGCCAGCGGGCGCGCCGAGACCCGGCTTTCCGGCGCGGCCCCTGTAGCGGCACCGTGCAATTTAACGACAGCGTGACGCTACTGGACGCCGGTTTCCCTGATTTAATGGAGCGCCACCCCGCAGGCAGCTTCTGCCAGATACTGCTGACCCACTACCATATGGACCACGTCCAGGGACTGTTTCCCCTGCGCTGGGGCGTAGGCTCCCGCATTACGGTCTACGGCCCGCCAGACCCCGTCGGCTGCGACGATCTGTTTAAGCACCCCGGCCTTCTCGACTTCAGCCACACGCTCACCCCGTTCGTCGCCTTTACGCTTCAGGGGCTGAGGGTAACACCGCTACCCCTGAATCATTCGAAACTCACTTACGGCTATCTGCTGGAAAGCCCGCACGGCAGCCTGGCCTGGCTGTGCGACACCGCCGGGCTACCGGAAAAAAGCATGAAGTTTCTGGCCGCTAACCGGCCGGACGTAATGGTGATTGACTGCGCTTATGAACCCCGGTCAGAAACTCCACGCAATCACAACGATCTCAATACCGTCGTGGAGCTAAAGCGCCAGATAGCTGCGCCGCGAGTGGTGCTGACCCATATCGGCCACCACTTCGATCTGTGGATGATGGAGAACCCGCTGCCGGAAGGCATCGAAGCCGGATTCGATGGACAGACAATTTGCCTGGATTCGGCGGAGGTGCGGTCCTAA